A genomic segment from Streptomyces antibioticus encodes:
- the cysC gene encoding adenylyl-sulfate kinase, with protein MTPTLENHVTSGATVWLTGLPSAGKTTIAYELAGRLREEGHLVEVLDGDEIREFISAGLGFSREDRHTNVQRIGFLAELLARNGVKALVPVIAPYADSREAVRKRHQESGTSYLEVHVATPVEVCSERDVKGLYAQQAAGRLTGLTGVDDPYEVPESPDLRIESQDQTVQESAASLYALLTERGLV; from the coding sequence ATGACACCGACATTGGAGAACCACGTGACGAGCGGAGCCACCGTCTGGCTCACGGGTCTGCCGAGCGCCGGCAAGACCACCATCGCGTACGAGCTGGCCGGCCGGCTGCGCGAGGAGGGCCACCTCGTGGAGGTGCTCGACGGCGACGAGATACGCGAGTTCATCTCGGCGGGCCTCGGCTTCTCCCGCGAGGACCGGCACACCAACGTGCAGCGCATCGGCTTCCTCGCCGAACTGCTCGCCCGTAACGGCGTGAAGGCGCTCGTCCCGGTGATCGCGCCCTACGCCGACAGCCGCGAGGCGGTCCGCAAGCGCCACCAGGAGAGCGGGACCTCGTACCTGGAGGTGCACGTGGCGACCCCCGTCGAGGTGTGCAGCGAGCGGGACGTGAAGGGCCTGTACGCGCAGCAGGCGGCGGGCCGGCTCACCGGGCTCACCGGTGTCGACGACCCGTACGAGGTACCCGAGTCGCCCGATCTGCGGATCGAGTCCCAGGACCAGACCGTGCAGGAGTCCGCGGCGTCGCTGTACGCGCTGCTCACCGAGAGGGGCCTGGTGTGA
- a CDS encoding sulfate adenylyltransferase subunit 1, which produces MSTTAELTATTLLRFATAGSVDDGKSTLVGRLLHDSKSVLTDQLEAVERVSASRGQEGPDLALLTDGLRAEREQGITIDVAYRYFATPRRRFILADTPGHVQYTRNMVTGASTAELTVILVDARNGVVEQTRRHAALAALLRVPHAVLAVNKMDLVDYEESVFAAIAEEFTAYATELGVPEVTAIPISALAGDNVVEPSANMDWYGGPTVLEHLETVPVSHDLAHCHARLPVQYVIRPQTADHPDYRGYAGQIAAGTFRVGEPVTVLPSGRTTTIAGIDLLGTPVDVAWTTQSVTVLLADDVDVSRGDLIVPTKDAPATTQDVEATVCHVADQPLTVGHRVLIKHGTRTVKAIVKDIPSRLTLDDLSLHPHPGQLVANDIGRVKIRTAEPLPVDSYADSRRTGSFILIDPADGTTLTAGMVGESFASPEPVKDQSDDDGWDF; this is translated from the coding sequence ATGAGCACGACCGCGGAACTCACCGCCACCACGCTGCTGCGGTTCGCCACCGCCGGTTCCGTCGACGACGGCAAGTCCACCCTCGTCGGACGGCTGCTGCACGACTCCAAGTCGGTCCTCACCGACCAACTGGAGGCCGTGGAGCGGGTCTCGGCGAGCCGGGGCCAGGAGGGCCCGGACCTCGCCCTGCTCACCGACGGGCTGCGCGCCGAGCGCGAACAGGGCATCACCATCGACGTGGCCTACCGCTACTTCGCCACCCCGCGGCGGCGGTTCATCCTCGCCGACACCCCCGGGCATGTGCAGTACACCCGCAACATGGTCACCGGCGCCTCCACCGCCGAGCTGACGGTGATCCTGGTCGACGCCCGCAACGGCGTCGTCGAGCAGACCCGCCGGCACGCGGCGCTCGCCGCCCTGCTGCGCGTCCCGCACGCGGTCCTCGCCGTCAACAAGATGGACCTGGTCGACTACGAGGAGTCCGTGTTCGCCGCGATCGCCGAGGAGTTCACGGCGTACGCGACCGAGCTGGGCGTCCCGGAGGTCACCGCCATCCCGATCTCGGCGCTGGCCGGGGACAACGTCGTGGAACCGTCCGCGAACATGGACTGGTACGGCGGCCCGACCGTCCTGGAGCACCTGGAGACCGTCCCGGTCAGCCACGACCTGGCGCACTGCCACGCCCGGCTGCCCGTGCAGTACGTGATCCGGCCGCAGACCGCCGACCACCCCGACTACCGGGGCTACGCCGGCCAGATCGCCGCCGGCACGTTCCGGGTCGGCGAGCCGGTGACGGTCCTGCCGTCGGGCCGTACGACGACGATCGCCGGGATCGACCTGCTGGGCACCCCGGTCGACGTGGCGTGGACGACGCAGTCGGTGACCGTGCTGCTCGCGGACGACGTGGACGTCTCGCGCGGCGACCTGATCGTGCCGACCAAGGACGCGCCCGCGACCACCCAGGACGTGGAGGCGACCGTCTGCCACGTGGCCGACCAGCCGCTCACGGTCGGGCACCGGGTGCTGATCAAGCACGGCACCCGCACGGTCAAGGCGATCGTCAAGGACATCCCGTCCCGGCTCACGCTCGACGACCTGTCCCTGCACCCGCATCCGGGACAGCTCGTCGCCAACGACATCGGGCGGGTGAAGATCCGTACCGCGGAGCCGCTGCCGGTGGACTCCTACGCGGACTCGCGCCGCACGGGCTCGTTCATCCTGATCGACCCCGCGGACGGCACCACGCTCACCGCCGGCATGGTCGGGGAGTCGTTCGCCTCCCCCGAGCCGGTCAAGGACCAGTCCGACGACGACGGTTGGGACTTCTGA
- the cysD gene encoding sulfate adenylyltransferase subunit CysD, with translation MTAVTEAHEGTVRPYTLSHLDALESEAVHIFREVAGEFENPVILFSGGKDSIVMLHLALKAFAPAAVPFALLHVDTGHNFPEVLEYRDRVVAAHGLRLHVASVQEYIDRGVLRERPDGTRNPLQTLPLTERIQAEKFDAVFGGGRRDEEKARAKERVFSLRDEFSQWDPRRQRPELWNLYNGRHAPGEHVRVFPLSNWTELDVWQYIAREDIELPQIYFAHEREVFQRSGMWLTAGEWGGPKDGETVEKRLVRYRTVGDMSCTGAVDSDATTLDAVITEIAASRLTERGATRADDKLSEAAMEDRKREGYF, from the coding sequence GTGACCGCCGTAACCGAGGCGCACGAGGGTACGGTCCGTCCGTACACCCTCTCCCACCTGGACGCTCTGGAGTCCGAGGCGGTGCACATCTTCCGCGAGGTCGCGGGGGAGTTCGAGAACCCGGTGATCCTCTTCTCCGGCGGCAAGGACTCCATCGTCATGCTGCACCTGGCGCTGAAGGCGTTCGCGCCCGCCGCGGTGCCCTTCGCGCTGCTGCACGTGGACACCGGGCACAACTTCCCCGAGGTGCTGGAGTACCGCGACCGGGTGGTCGCCGCCCACGGGCTGCGTCTGCACGTGGCGTCCGTGCAGGAGTACATCGACCGCGGCGTGCTCAGGGAGCGCCCCGACGGCACCCGCAACCCGCTCCAGACGCTGCCGCTCACCGAGCGGATCCAGGCGGAGAAGTTCGACGCGGTCTTCGGCGGCGGGAGGCGCGACGAGGAGAAGGCGCGGGCCAAGGAACGCGTGTTCTCGCTGCGCGACGAGTTCTCCCAGTGGGACCCGCGCCGCCAGCGCCCCGAGCTGTGGAACCTCTACAACGGCCGCCACGCCCCCGGTGAGCACGTCCGGGTCTTCCCGCTCTCCAACTGGACCGAGCTGGACGTGTGGCAGTACATCGCCCGCGAGGACATCGAGCTGCCGCAGATCTACTTCGCGCACGAGCGCGAGGTGTTCCAGCGGTCCGGGATGTGGCTGACCGCGGGCGAGTGGGGCGGTCCGAAGGACGGCGAGACGGTCGAGAAGCGCCTGGTGCGCTACCGGACCGTGGGTGACATGTCCTGCACGGGCGCGGTGGACTCCGACGCCACGACGCTGGACGCCGTCATCACCGAGATCGCCGCCTCCCGGCTCACCGAGCGCGGCGCCACCCGCGCCGACGACAAGCTCTCCGAGGCCGCGATGGAAGACCGCAAGCGCGAGGGGTACTTCTAA